Proteins encoded within one genomic window of Humulus lupulus chromosome 1, drHumLupu1.1, whole genome shotgun sequence:
- the LOC133804126 gene encoding uncharacterized J domain-containing protein C4H3.01: MSNLRTICRPHGVFFSVSTFIGCRHQFRSRVSFRNPNNNPPYSLLPPSSASSIATKPWFRLNQRRTVVKVSNWTEHKSPYETLELEKEADEEQIKVAYRRLAKFYHPDVYNGRGTLEEGETAEARFIKIQAAYELLVDEEKRMQYDKDNRVNPMKASQAWMEWLIKKRKAFDQRGDMAIAAWAEQQQRELNLRARRLSRSKVDPEEEKRILAREKKASAEYYHSTLKRHTLVLKKRDLMRRKAEEEKRKVISQLLALEGLELDTDDE; encoded by the exons atgagtaaTTTGAGAACAATTTGTAGACCTCATGGGGTCTTCTTCTCCGTCTCCACCTTCATAGGTTGCAGACACCAGTTTCGATCTAGGGTTTCCTTTCGAAACCCTAACAATAACCCTCCCTATTCTCTACTACCCCCTTCCTCTGCTTCTTCTATTGCCACTAAACCCTGGTTTCGACTCAATCAGAGGAGGACTGTTGTTAAGGTTTCCAATTGGACCGAGCACAAATCTCCTTACGAAACTCTTG AATTAGAGAAGGAAGCTGATGAGGAGCAAATAAAGGTTGCTTATAGACGCTTGGCCAAATTTTATCATCCTGATG TTTACAATGGCAGAGGAACACTCGAGGAGGGGGAAACTGCTGAGGCTAGATTTATTAAGATTCAAGCTGCTTATGAGCTATTGGTAGATGAAGAGAAACGCATGCAATATGATAAGGATAACCGAGTAAACCCAATGAAG GCATCTCAAGCTTGGATGGAATGGCTTATAAAGAAGCGGAAAGCTTTTGATCAGCGTGGAGACATGGCGATAGCAGCTTGGGCTGAACAACAACAGCGGGAGTTGAATCTTCGTGCTCGTCGTCTCTCTCGCTCAAAG GTTGATccagaagaagagaagagaattttGGCCAGAGAGAAGAAGGCGTCAGCAGAGTATTACCACAGCACTCTTAAGAGGCACACACTCGTTCTAAAGAAAAGGGACTTGATGCGAAGGAAAGCTGAGGAAGAGAAACGAAAGGTTATTAGTCAGCTTTTAGCTTTGGAGGGCCTTGAGCTTGATACAGATGATGAATAG
- the LOC133830606 gene encoding uncharacterized mitochondrial protein AtMg00310-like: MALPSYTMSSHELPKKTCRHLDGLLRRFWWIRSSDKDRFLCLKAWDSLCQPKSNGGLGFMRFEDANRAWLIAANVQRPWVGILLRKYRRNKSFREVTASASSSIIWKSIIHGRSLMIKGCLFQIGSGSTISIWNQPWVEGLQCCILSLHPHPLLIEREAVATKWVNDLIVPGTRSWNLS; the protein is encoded by the coding sequence ATGGCTTTACCGTCTTACACTATGTCCTCTCATGAACTTCCGAAGAAGACGTGTCGTCACTTGGATGGTTTGTTGAGGAGATTCTGGTGGATTAGAAGTTCAGATAAAGACAGATTCCTTTGCCTTAAAGCATGGGACTCCCTATGTCAACCTAAATCTAATGGTGGTTTGGGTTTCATGCGTTTTGAGGATGCTAATAGGGCTTGGTTAATTGCCGCCAACGTGCAACGACCTTGGGTGGGGATTTTATTAAGAAAGTATCGCAGAAACAAATCTTTTAGGGAGGTCACTGCTTCGGCCTCTAGTTCTATAATTTGGAAATCTATCATTCATGGTAGAAGTTTGATGATTAAAGGTTGCTTATTCCAAATTGGGAGCGGCTCTACCATATCCATTTGGAACCAACCTTGGGTCGAAGGTCTTCAATGTTGCATTCTTTCTCTCCACCCCCACCCTTTGCTTATTGAAAGAGAAGCTGTGGCTACCAAATGGGTTAATGATCTTATTGTCCCAGGAACAAGATCGTGGAATCTATCCTAG